The Pristiophorus japonicus isolate sPriJap1 chromosome 26, sPriJap1.hap1, whole genome shotgun sequence DNA segment TTTCTCAGAACcttccaaaaaaaaaaaatttgggttttttctcttccccccccccactttactacaacagcaacttatatttctatagcgcctttaatgtaatgaaactcccaaggcgcttcacaggagtattgagatttttaaaaatttgacggcgtagaaattagcgcaggtgaccaaaagcttggttcttGAAGAAAGAAAGAGGTTGAGTCTGGGAGTTCCAAagattggggcctaggcaacagaaggcacagccaccagtggtttAAATGACCTGTGCTCGGTGCCACTTGTAATTACTTCAGTATGTTGTCTGCTGCCCAAGTGACCATTCACCTGTAAGCTTGGCTGGTGCCTTTGTTTTCAGGCACAATGCACTCTCAGCGGGGGTTGCTGGAAAGCTGCCGATGGCAGTGAATTCACTGGCGATCAGTTTGGTTTTGGCATCTCCTTTGCTGTTCTTCTGACCAGGCCAACTATAGCAATGCTACAACAGCTTGACTTGGCACTGAACAGGGAATCCAACATGATATGGCATGGCCCAGCACGAGTTATCTACTGTGCCATCAGATAGGGGAGAAGTCAGCCAGCACTCTTGATTAGGAATGCTGAGGTGAAGAAACATTTTTGCTTGGGACCTCTCCTTGTATATGTGGAATTTGTATAGGGAGCGGCTTATCCCCTCAATCACTAAAGAATTGCCACTGCCCTTTACCCTAATCATTTGTTGGTACAGTTTCTGAGCagcagtatcatcataggcagtccctcgaatcgaggatggcttgcttccacgtcaaaaagttcgcaGGTGGTTCAATGATGGATCTAAAATttcaggtctgaactaaatcttgaagggtggaagatgcctgtgcttgcatttttttttaacgtgtggtgaccgttgcacaccagccatcacacgggcttgaccgagctaggccttggtccactagcaaggattaaccaagatgactggagaccagctctgctgcacggacctagtgcgcgcacatcgtagtgtgggctggcccgtgctgcccctgggccttcgcctcttctgggtcccgagcaGCAATATGACTGACTATACTGCATAATGCAGAATGTGCTGGTGGCTGTCACACAGACCTGGTCTCTCAGCTTGataagttactgtgtgtgtgtgtgtggagtactTTTCCACCGAGTTAACTTCTTGAACAAGGAGAGCATGCCTTCTAAATCTGCTTTGATTTCCTCCCAAGGAGTCCCACAAGGAGGATATAGTCACTATCCAGATGATGATTATGGTCCACCTGCCCATTATGAGCGCCGTAGGATGGGAGGCCCACCTCCAGTGGGGGGTCCCCACAGGGGCCCGCCCAGTCAGCGCTATGGGCCTCAGTATGGTCCCcctccgccaccaccaccaccagaatATGGGCCTCAAGCAGAAAGTCCGGTGCTGATGGTTTATGGGTTGGAGCCTTCAAGGATGAATTGTGACCGAGTGTTCAACATCTTCTGCTTGTACGGAAATGTGGAAAAGGTAGGTAGCTGTTGGGAGAAGGGGAGAATGTAAAGGCCTTTATTCCTTGGATTTTCAGATGAGGCCTTTTAATGTGGATAAACCAAATTATTTCATTGGATAGATGATAAATGCCTGTTGCTGTTCGGCTTATGACTTTCATCCAAACAATGCAACTTTATCTTGGTACAAAAATAGGATTGACTGGGTAGTCTATTGCTACTTTGTCCTGTAACTTTTTTCCCTTGCTTTTTCAGGTGAAATTCATGAAGAGTAAGCCAGGAGCTGCCATGGTAGAGATGGGAGATGGATTTGCTGTGGATCGTGCCATCAGTCACTTGAATAACACTTACATGTTTGACCAAAAATTAAATGTTTGGTAGGTGCCAACTTTTGAAATGTTGTATGAGTAGTGGGGGAGGAAAATGATCTTTTCTCATGACCTCAAGGAATAACTGGAATTGGACACGTGCTTTGACTGTGCCAAGTCCCTTTCAGAGTTTGTCCTATTTGGCTGCTCTTTAGAAGCGGAGTCTGGTACTTAGACTTTTAACCAAGCATGCATTTTAAAGCTATCGTGCACTAGCTCACGGTAAAAATGGGAGCTGCCACCAGTGGGAGGTCCTAGTCGGATCCATGTTTTTGAGATCTGCTGAGTGCTCGTAATTGTGGCAAATTGGTTTTATATTGAAGACATTGCAAGCAATGTGTGGGAGGGACAGCTAAGCAACAGGTTGGATTGGCGCTGCAAACCCTTGAGATGACTTAAGATCTGATTCCTTTTTCTGCGATCTGGGACTGCGGTCTTGTCAGCACTGGGGAAATCTGTAGAGTCTCTTCCAAATTGACTTGAAGTGCTGCTACATTGTCCGGAATCCTCGGAACTGAGTCTGttccagttttttttttctttctggatttcagagaagaaaatcaatagtctgaaatccagaatcctcgaccgactccatgccgggttttgagcggcgaggttcaaaatccggcacggatgcGGTCGAGGATTACGGATGTCGGACTTGATTTTCTTgtatgaaatctggaatcctcgaccgaatccgtttCGGATTTCAGGTTTTGCGCCTCAACTGTCcgatttttggacaattccggattCAGGATGTTGCACGTATTATGATTTTGTTGAGGTTTCCATTCTAATTCCTGGTAACGTCCCATTGGGATGTCGGAGAGCAGTCTGGCTTAGTCAAGGCATTTGATGGATCTGCCTGTTGGGCTGGATATAACATCAATGGTAGTACCTGCGTGATGGTCACTAAAGATTGTCAGCTGTCTATAGTGTGGGGAGGGAGGTATTCCATGAAGGGAGGATGCAATTGTGTGCAGCACGGGGACTTGGTGTTTGGAAATATCTGTGCTTACTGATGGTTTTCTGTTCAGCGTGTCCAAACAACAAGCTATAATGGCTGGTCAGTCATACGAGCTTGAAGATGGCTCTTGCAGTTTTAAGGATTTCTCTGGCTCCAGAAATAATCGCTTCACCACGCCAGAGCAAGCCAGCAAGAACAGAATCCAGCACCCAAGCAATGTCCTGCATTACTTCAATGCTCCTCCAGAGGTGACCGAGGAAGCCTTCTGCGAGGTATGATTTGGTTATTAACATGACTTTCAGCAAGTGTATTAACTGTGCTTACCTTAATTACTAGTCGGTCTCTTCTTGACCATTTTATCTTGATCATTGTAGAGATCGAGATGATGAAGTGACTTGTGTTTCGAATATGTGCACTTGAATGTAAGATTTTGCATTTGGTGGTTTTGCTGTGGAGGGCTGTTTATCAACCTTTTAGCAAGTTCCAATCCCACccctgcagctggggaatttaaactcagttaattaaataaatctagatttTCAAAACCTAGCATCAATAATCGTGACCATGTAACTCCCGGATTGTCGTGAAaacccatcttgttcactaatCTTTTAGGGAATTAAATCTGCTGGTCTGGCCCatgtgacccacagcaatgtggttgactcctaacagccctctgaaatggcttagcgagCCACTTGGTTGTCAAGAAGCACCACCATAATCTCtagagcaattggggatgggcaataaatgctggcctaaccagcgacgtccacatcctgtgaatgaattttttttaagcttCGATTTTTGCCACTCATGGTATCCATGCAACTGAATTAAAGGGATGCTCCATGGTTTGGCAAAAATGCAGCTGTAACTTCAGTTATTTACTGCAATGCCTGTAGTAAAGAGCAGTTGCACAGATGTGTATTAAACTGGGCATTACAGGAGAACAGTCATGTGATTGCTCCATTGTGCTTGGAAGGTAGAGGGATGTGACTTGAGAGCATGAAACTCTACAGGCAACCTTACAACTACTTTCTTGTTTCAGGTGTCCGATGAGCTGGGTTTAAAGAGGCCATCTGCCTTCAAGTTATTTTCTGGAAAGAGTAAGTGCTTGGTGTTGGTGGTTGGGGACCAGCGAGTCTGAGTCCTCCTATTGTGGAGGGCTCCGGTCAGTTAGTTATAAGACAGCGCATCATGATGAAGTGACCGAGCAGCTGGCTGCACCTGATGTTTGTAACTGGGATCTCCCAGGCTGTATGTCAGGCAGCTCTTTCTCACCTGCTCACTTTAAATCCAGAGATGCGCTCTCATCTGTGTCGGAGAGTAAATCTGGTTGAAAAttaaaagccaaggaagaggcatataatttggctagaagcaacaaacctgaggactgggagaaatttagaattcaacagaggaagactaagggttcaattaagatgggaaaatagagtacgagaggaagcttgtagggaacataaaaactgactgcaaaagcttctataaatatgtgaagagaaaaaggttagtgaagacaaatataggaaccttgcagtcggattcaggtgaagttataatggggaacaaagaaatggcacaccaattgaacaaatactttggttctgtcttcacgaaggaagacacaaataaccttccgattgtactaggacagtaggtctagtgagaaggaggaactgaaggatatccttattaggcgggtaattgatgggattgatggccgataaatccctggggcctgatagtctgtatcccagagtatttaaggaagtggccatagaaatagtggatgcattggtgatcattttccaacagtctattgactctggatcagtccctgtggactggagggtagctaatgtaacaccactttttttaaaaaggagagagaaaacgggtaattatagattggttagcctgacatcagtagtggggaaaatgttggaatctattattaaagatgaaatagcagcacatttgaaaagcagtgacacaatcggaccaagtcagcatggatttatgaaagggaaatcatacttgatgaatcttctggaattttttgagaatgtaactagcagagtggacatgggagaaccagtggatgtggtgtatttggactttcaaaaggcttttgacaaggtccagcacaagagattggtgtgcaaagtcaaagtgcatggcattgtgggtaatgtactgacgtggatagaaaactggttggcagacagaaagcagagagttgggataaacgggtccttttcagaatggcaggcagtgactagtggagtgccgcagggctcagtgctgggaccccagctctttacaatatacattaatgatttagatgcaggaattgagtgcaatatctcccaagtttgcggataacacaactgggtggcggtgtgagctgtgaggaggacgctgagaggctgcagggtgacttggacaggttaggtgagtgggcaaatgcatggcagatgcagtataatatggataaatgcgaggttatccattttgggggcaaaaacacaaaggcagaatattatctggatggcggcagattaggaaaaggggaggtgcaatgaaacctaggtgtcatggttcatcagtcactgaaagtgggcatgcaggtacagcaggcggtgaaggcaaatggtatgttggccttcatagctaggagatttaagtataggagcagggaggtcttattgcagttgtacagggccttggtgaggcctcacctggaatattgtgtacagttttggtctcctaatctgaggaaggacgttcttgctattgagggagtgcagcgaaggttcaccagactgattcccgagatggctggactgtcatatgaggagagactggatcaattgggcctttattcactggagtttagaaggatgagaggggctctcatagaaacatacaagattctgacaggaccagacaggttagatgtgggaagaatgttcctgatgttggggaagccagaaccaggggacatagtcttaggctaaggggtaggccatttaggactgatgaggagaaacctcttcactcagagttgttaacctatggaattccctgccgcagagagttgttgatgccagatcattggatatattcaggagggagttggatatggcccttatggctaaggggatcaaggggtatggagagaaagcaggaaaggggtactgagggaatgatcagccatgatcttattgaatggtggtgtaggctcgaatggtctactcctgcacctattttctatgaccctATGAGTCTGGCTTTTTAAGCCGTTCCTTCAGTTATCTGGCTCTCCACAAACCAGCAGTGTTCTTTGGATCTGTTGGGATGGCAGACAAGGGCCAACAGTTTGCTCTGTTGACTGTAGTACTGCACACTGACATTTACAGTTGGATATTTGCTAGGTTACACCAAGGCTGGTGCCTTTAGTGTCTCTCCTGTCCAATCGTatatgtgacagcaatgcgctgtcaaAGGTTCAAACTTCAGTGTAGACCAGTTTAGAGATTTAGCAGCCATTCAGGTCGTCTGTTAATTTAATTGCATTGATCCCGGTAACTATTGTGGGTTGACAGATTTGCAAGGCACCAATGCTGGTATCTGGCTGCATAGATTATCACCTTTAAACACCCTGTCCTCAATGAATCAAAAGCTTTCGTCTTCAACAGAAAGCTGCTTTGTGCAGACAGCCTGCACGCCcacatctaagttattaatatgtctcaagaaaagcagtggtcccagtaccgcactgtataccttcctccaatctgaaaaacaactgttcaccactactctttctGTCACTaggccaatttcttatccaagctgccattgtcccttttattgcaTGGGATTCAACATTGCTAGCAAGCCTGCCATTCCATTCCATTTGCTCAATGAAACCTGCTGTAGATCACTGACAGTCTAGCCTGTCCTTGGCTGCTTCCCTCATCTGTAGTGATCTGACCGTCTCttatttctgtctctccctctgccctgcccccccccccccccccccccctcggcccaAAATAAGCTGGAGGCTGCATGCCAAGAGTCCATTATCCTCCAGCGTTGCAGCTATCCACTGACTTCTTGAGCTTCGGCTCCTGCAATCGCAACCGGGTTTGGGGTGGTTTTATTCAATGTGCCCAAGAGGCCGTGACTTTTGGTGTGCAGGATTCGAAATTGAATGTATTCTCGTTGCAGGCGAGAGAAGTTCCTCCGGTCTGATTGAGTGGGACTCGAAGAATGATGCAATGGAGTCTCTGTCCTTGCTGAATCACTATCAGATGAAAAACCCAAGTGAGTCTTTCTGTATAAAATGGTGCTGTGTGCGGTGGTGGGAGGAGAGTCTTGCCCATTGCGGTACCTGTTCAGACGACTCATTTATTTCCTTTCCTCCCCCTCAGGTGGCCCTTATCCGTACACTCTGAAACTCTGCTTCTCCACGGTGCAGCACGCAGCATAAAGACTCTGAGCACTTCAGACAAGATGGATTGCCATTCTCCATTATTGTGACTTGTATTTTAGTATTTTTATGCAGTTGTTAACGTGCAGTAATCTTTCATTCGTGCAAAAGGAATGAGTCACAGTTTACGAAAAGTAttccagtttttttttttattttggtaGATTTcagtttaactttttttttaagaaTCTGTATTGTAGAAGTGAAATGCCCCTCCATTTTTATTGGCTGTGATTAAACTATGCGATCACAGCACTACAATTCAATAAACCGTTTAACTGCCACAACTCTACCCATTTTGTTTGAAGTTGCGTTCAAAGGGCTTTTCCAGGACCACGAGCTGCTGACCTTCACCATTGGTTTGGATGGCTGACTTGTGTCTGCTGGTCCCTCCTCTCCGTCTTCACACTTTGTGGAACGTCCAATGCCCATTTGCGAGGGAATTTGAGCCCAAGCTGAGCGTGAATCTATTTCACAGCTCCATACTTTATTACCGGATGGGAGACTAATCCTGTTCAGAGCAAGCAAGCCCTGTATCTGGTATGGTGTGTGTACGTTGTACTGTGACTGTTTGATCTGGGAGATAGGTTGTTGAAGCAAATGCAACCTTGCACAATTTGACCCAGGAAAGGAatgggctgggtctctttttttttctcttgtaaagagaaggctgaggggtgacctcgtagaggtctttaaaattaacgTTTTGATAGGTTGGAGTTGAGTAGTtaagctaaacttgtatcgaaccttggttagggtTTGggaactgcatacagttctggtcaccgtgttATAAAAACACTATCGAGGCACTGGAGGGGAGGCAAAAACGATTTACGAGGGTATACCTATCGAGGAAAGGATGAACCGGCTGGGTTTCTCTTGAAAAGAgcagtctgaggggtgacctaataaaggtcttcaaaattatgaaaggttttgataagagtggatacagagagtgtttccacttatggggaagaggaaaactagaggccatcgatacaagacggtcactaataaatcaaatagggaattcaaaaggaacttcttcacccagagtggtgagaatgtggaactcgctaccacagggaatggttgaagtgaatagtttggtgcatttaaagggaggttagacaagcatgagggagaagggaatagagggttatgctgtaagttggatgaggaaagactggaggaggcttgagtgaagcataaatgccagcatggactggttgggccaaatgactaTAATCCTATGTCAAGGCCTCAGCTGCTTGGCGAGCTTGTGCCTGGAGAGACTCGTGCTTCATGGATGTGGATCCCATCAGCTTTGAGGTGTTGGCTGGCTTTGCTGCCTGTATACAAGGAAGCTAACTAGGTTTGAAGAGCACGCAGCTCGTCTGAAAGTGGCAGGTTTGCAGTGCTGTCTATTCGACTGAAATCAGAACGGGTCATTACAGAAGGTCACGAGGAGCAGGTGCCAGGGTCTGGCTCTGATACAGTATTGGATAAAGCTGCGATAGCAGTTTTAGAATTTACTCTGGACTCCTGTTGTATTTTTAGGAAGTGCAGGTGTTGGTCTGATCGTCAGCCATTTAATCAGTGGAGATGTCACCAACTCTCTGTAATCTGGTTTGAGCTGCTCCGGTGAGCATTGTGCTGACCATGCACAATGATCTGTAAATGTTGGGGGCTGCACCCCCTGTGAGTTCGTGTGCTGTTGtcgggattacatgggatatacggcacagaaactggcTTTTcgtcccaaccagtccgtgcc contains these protein-coding regions:
- the LOC139239205 gene encoding heterogeneous nuclear ribonucleoprotein L-like isoform X2, encoding MLHHPQQQDGSYLEDPHKPSPSPVVHVRGLSDGVMEADLVEALQEFGAISYVVMMPKKRQALVEFEDLNGACACVNFAVESQIYVGAQPAFVNYSTSQKISRPGDPDDTRNVNNILLFTVMNPIYPITTDVLYTICNPCGPVQRIVIFRKNGVQAMVEFDSLQSAQRAKASLNGADIYSGCCTLKIEYAKPTRLNVFKNDQDTWDYTNPNLGGQGDPNKRQRQPALLGDHPSEYGVPQGGYSHYPDDDYGPPAHYERRRMGGPPPVGGPHRGPPSQRYGPQYGPPPPPPPPEYGPQAESPVLMVYGLEPSRMNCDRVFNIFCLYGNVEKVKFMKSKPGAAMVEMGDGFAVDRAISHLNNTYMFDQKLNVCVSKQQAIMAGQSYELEDGSCSFKDFSGSRNNRFTTPEQASKNRIQHPSNVLHYFNAPPEVTEEAFCEVSDELGLKRPSAFKLFSGKSERSSSGLIEWDSKNDAMESLSLLNHYQMKNPSGPYPYTLKLCFSTVQHAA
- the LOC139239205 gene encoding heterogeneous nuclear ribonucleoprotein L-like isoform X1, which codes for MLSPCGGVDDKMATRQQVYDGRAAKRQRTENDGNRQQDGSYLEDPHKPSPSPVVHVRGLSDGVMEADLVEALQEFGAISYVVMMPKKRQALVEFEDLNGACACVNFAVESQIYVGAQPAFVNYSTSQKISRPGDPDDTRNVNNILLFTVMNPIYPITTDVLYTICNPCGPVQRIVIFRKNGVQAMVEFDSLQSAQRAKASLNGADIYSGCCTLKIEYAKPTRLNVFKNDQDTWDYTNPNLGGQGDPNKRQRQPALLGDHPSEYGVPQGGYSHYPDDDYGPPAHYERRRMGGPPPVGGPHRGPPSQRYGPQYGPPPPPPPPEYGPQAESPVLMVYGLEPSRMNCDRVFNIFCLYGNVEKVKFMKSKPGAAMVEMGDGFAVDRAISHLNNTYMFDQKLNVCVSKQQAIMAGQSYELEDGSCSFKDFSGSRNNRFTTPEQASKNRIQHPSNVLHYFNAPPEVTEEAFCEVSDELGLKRPSAFKLFSGKSERSSSGLIEWDSKNDAMESLSLLNHYQMKNPSGPYPYTLKLCFSTVQHAA